Proteins encoded by one window of Pseudomonas coleopterorum:
- a CDS encoding ABC transporter permease gives MLLTPNAMSRRLRVGLYLTTAAIGLFLLLPIVFIVLLSFGSSQWLVFPPPGWTTKWYLQFFANPEWMAAAWSSLKVAALTTVFAVLLGLPTAFALVRGKFPGRELLYALFTLPMIVPLVIIAVAVYALFLKLGYTGTLFSFVVSHVIVALPFTIISIINSLKLFDQSIEDAAVICGASRLQAIFKVTFPAIRPGMVAGGLFAFLVSWDEVVLSVMMASPTLQTLPVKMWTTLRQDLTPVIAVASTLLIALSVLVMVVAEIIRRRNPVNA, from the coding sequence ATGCTTCTTACCCCCAATGCCATGAGCCGGCGCCTGCGCGTCGGCCTGTACCTCACCACAGCTGCGATCGGCCTGTTCCTGCTGCTGCCGATCGTCTTCATCGTGCTGCTGTCGTTCGGCTCGTCCCAATGGCTGGTGTTTCCACCTCCGGGCTGGACTACCAAATGGTACCTGCAGTTCTTCGCCAACCCGGAGTGGATGGCGGCGGCCTGGTCGAGTCTGAAAGTCGCAGCGCTCACCACTGTCTTCGCCGTGCTGCTGGGCCTGCCCACGGCCTTTGCACTGGTGCGCGGCAAATTTCCGGGGCGCGAGCTGCTGTATGCGTTGTTCACCCTGCCGATGATCGTGCCGCTGGTGATCATCGCCGTGGCCGTGTACGCGCTGTTCCTCAAGCTGGGCTACACCGGCACGCTGTTCTCCTTCGTGGTCAGCCACGTGATCGTCGCCCTGCCCTTCACCATCATCTCGATCATCAACTCGCTGAAACTGTTCGACCAGTCCATCGAGGATGCCGCGGTGATCTGCGGCGCGTCGCGCCTGCAGGCGATCTTCAAGGTCACCTTCCCGGCGATTCGGCCGGGCATGGTGGCCGGTGGCCTGTTCGCGTTCCTGGTCTCGTGGGACGAGGTGGTGCTCAGCGTGATGATGGCCAGCCCGACCCTGCAGACCCTGCCCGTGAAAATGTGGACCACCCTGCGCCAGGACCTGACGCCGGTGATCGCCGTCGCCTCGACGCTGCTGATCGCCCTGTCGGTGCTGGTCATGGTGGTCGCCGAAATCATTCGTCGCCGTAACCCCGTCAACGCCTAG
- a CDS encoding ABC transporter substrate-binding protein, which translates to MVFKKRAIAALAAATLAFTAGTAVAAGTLSFVSWGGTTQDAQKSSWADPFSKSSGTAVVMDGPTDYGKLKAMVESGNVQWDVVDVEADFALRAASEGLLEPMDFKVIDRSKLDPRFVSDYGVGSFYFSFVLGFNEGKVAAGKPQDWTALFDTKTYPGKRALYKWPSPGVLEIALLADGVAADKLYPLDLDRAFKKLDSIKKDIVWWGGGAQSQQLLASGEVAMGQFWNGRVYALQQDGAPVGVSWKQNLAMADFLVVPKGSKNKEAAMRFVANATSAKGQADFSNLTAYAPVNTESVQRLDSVLAPNLSTAHVDDQITLDFAYWAKNGPSIATRWNEWLVK; encoded by the coding sequence ATGGTATTCAAGAAACGTGCGATAGCGGCGTTGGCTGCGGCGACCCTGGCATTCACGGCAGGCACTGCCGTGGCGGCCGGGACACTGAGTTTCGTCAGTTGGGGCGGCACTACCCAGGACGCGCAGAAGTCGTCGTGGGCCGATCCGTTCAGCAAGAGCAGCGGCACGGCGGTGGTCATGGACGGCCCGACCGACTACGGCAAACTCAAGGCCATGGTCGAGAGCGGCAACGTGCAGTGGGACGTGGTCGACGTGGAAGCCGACTTCGCGCTGCGCGCGGCCAGCGAGGGTCTGCTCGAACCCATGGACTTCAAGGTCATCGACCGCAGCAAGCTCGACCCGCGCTTCGTCTCGGACTACGGCGTGGGCTCGTTCTACTTCTCCTTCGTACTGGGCTTCAACGAAGGCAAGGTCGCCGCCGGCAAGCCGCAGGACTGGACCGCGCTGTTCGACACCAAGACCTACCCCGGCAAACGCGCGCTGTACAAGTGGCCCAGCCCAGGCGTGCTGGAGATCGCCCTGCTGGCCGACGGCGTCGCTGCCGACAAGCTCTATCCGCTGGACCTGGACCGGGCCTTCAAGAAGCTCGACTCGATCAAGAAGGACATCGTCTGGTGGGGCGGCGGCGCGCAGTCCCAGCAATTGCTGGCGTCCGGTGAAGTCGCCATGGGTCAGTTCTGGAACGGTCGTGTTTACGCCCTGCAACAAGACGGCGCCCCCGTGGGTGTGAGCTGGAAGCAGAACCTGGCCATGGCCGACTTCCTCGTCGTGCCCAAGGGTTCGAAGAACAAGGAGGCTGCCATGCGCTTCGTGGCCAACGCCACCAGCGCCAAGGGCCAGGCCGACTTTTCCAACCTGACGGCCTACGCGCCGGTCAACACCGAAAGCGTGCAGCGCCTCGACTCCGTCCTGGCACCCAACCTGTCGACCGCGCACGTCGACGACCAGATCACTCTGGACTTCGCCTACTGGGCCAAGAATGGTCCCTCTATCGCGACACGGTGGAACGAATGGCTGGTCAAGTGA
- the ribBA gene encoding bifunctional 3,4-dihydroxy-2-butanone-4-phosphate synthase/GTP cyclohydrolase II, producing the protein MAFNSIEEIIEDFRQGKMVLLVDDEDRENEGDLLLAADCCTAEAISFMAREARGLICLTLTDERCQRLGLEQMVPSNGSGFGTAFTVSIEAASGVTTGISAADRARTVAAAVAPRAGAADLVQPGHIFPLRAREGGVLTRAGHTEAGCDLARLAGFTPASVIVEVMKDDGTMARRPDLELFAARHGIKIGTIADLIHYRLSNEHTVTRMGERELPTVHGTFRLVSYEDRIQGGVHMAMVMGDIRRDEPTLVRVHVIDPLRDLVGAEYTGPANWTLWAALEKVAEHGAGVVVVLANHESSQALLERVPHLTQPVRPYSRTQTRIYSEVGTGAQILQDLGVGKLRHLGPPLKYAGLTGYDLEVVESIPFHATTTEG; encoded by the coding sequence ATGGCGTTCAACAGCATCGAAGAAATCATCGAGGACTTTCGCCAAGGCAAGATGGTGTTGCTGGTGGACGACGAGGACCGCGAAAACGAAGGCGACCTGCTGCTTGCCGCCGACTGCTGCACGGCCGAAGCGATCAGCTTCATGGCCCGCGAAGCCCGGGGCCTGATCTGCCTCACCCTCACCGACGAACGCTGCCAGCGGCTGGGCCTGGAGCAGATGGTCCCCAGCAACGGCAGCGGTTTCGGCACGGCGTTCACGGTGTCCATCGAAGCGGCCAGTGGCGTCACCACCGGCATTTCCGCCGCCGATCGCGCCCGTACGGTCGCCGCTGCGGTAGCGCCACGGGCCGGCGCCGCCGACCTGGTGCAGCCAGGCCACATCTTCCCCCTGCGCGCCCGTGAAGGCGGTGTGCTGACCCGCGCGGGGCATACCGAGGCCGGCTGCGACCTGGCCCGCCTGGCCGGTTTCACGCCCGCCTCGGTGATCGTCGAAGTCATGAAGGATGACGGCACCATGGCCCGCCGTCCGGACCTGGAACTGTTCGCCGCTCGCCATGGCATCAAGATCGGCACCATCGCCGACCTCATCCACTACCGCCTGAGCAACGAACACACGGTCACCCGCATGGGCGAACGCGAACTGCCTACGGTGCACGGTACGTTCCGCCTGGTCAGCTACGAAGACCGCATTCAGGGCGGCGTGCACATGGCCATGGTCATGGGCGACATCCGCCGCGATGAACCGACGCTGGTGCGCGTGCACGTCATCGATCCGCTGCGCGACCTGGTCGGCGCCGAGTACACCGGCCCGGCCAACTGGACGCTGTGGGCCGCGCTGGAAAAAGTCGCCGAGCATGGCGCGGGTGTGGTGGTAGTGCTGGCCAATCATGAATCGTCCCAGGCCCTGCTGGAGCGCGTCCCGCACCTGACCCAGCCGGTGCGCCCCTATTCACGCACCCAGACCCGCATCTATTCGGAAGTCGGCACCGGCGCGCAGATCCTGCAGGACCTGGGCGTCGGCAAACTGCGCCACCTGGGCCCGCCGCTCAAGTACGCAGGCCTGACCGGCTACGACCTGGAAGTGGTCGAAAGCATACCGTTTCACGCGACAACCACTGAGGGCTGA
- a CDS encoding DUF1330 domain-containing protein: MKAYWIAHVDVTDPAQYGLYTQRAPAVFAQYGGRLLARGGRSQAMEGRATPQRSVVIEFDSYAQAQACYQSSEYQAAASLRAGAARAEVIIVEGCEAIVG, from the coding sequence ATGAAGGCTTATTGGATTGCTCATGTGGACGTCACCGATCCGGCGCAATACGGGCTCTACACCCAGCGCGCACCCGCGGTTTTCGCCCAGTACGGCGGCCGCCTGCTGGCTAGAGGCGGCCGTTCGCAGGCCATGGAAGGCCGGGCCACGCCGCAGCGCAGCGTGGTCATCGAGTTCGATTCGTACGCCCAGGCGCAGGCCTGCTACCAGTCCAGCGAATACCAGGCCGCAGCCAGCCTGCGCGCAGGTGCTGCCAGGGCCGAGGTGATCATCGTGGAGGGGTGCGAGGCGATCGTCGGCTAG
- a CDS encoding NUDIX hydrolase has product MATPRFCPHCGAGGLSLGIPAGDTHERTFCAGCGHVHYVNPKVITGCIVEADGKYLLCQRAIPPRPGTWTLPAGFMESGETTEEGALRELWEEAGVRAEIISPYSIFSVPRISEVYIIFRAMALEVTDDFGPETAARQFFAPADIPWDSIYYPAIRQILERYIQERATGTYGIYMGNDDTGRIHFMR; this is encoded by the coding sequence ATGGCCACTCCCCGGTTCTGCCCACATTGCGGTGCCGGCGGCCTGAGCCTGGGCATTCCGGCGGGCGATACCCATGAGCGGACCTTCTGCGCCGGTTGCGGGCACGTGCATTACGTCAACCCGAAAGTCATCACCGGCTGCATCGTCGAAGCCGATGGCAAGTACCTGTTGTGTCAGCGTGCCATTCCGCCGCGACCCGGCACCTGGACCCTGCCCGCCGGCTTCATGGAAAGCGGCGAGACCACCGAGGAAGGTGCCCTGCGCGAGCTGTGGGAAGAAGCCGGCGTGCGCGCCGAGATCATCTCCCCGTATTCGATCTTCAGCGTGCCGCGCATCAGCGAGGTGTACATCATCTTCCGCGCCATGGCCCTGGAGGTGACGGACGACTTCGGTCCGGAAACCGCCGCGCGGCAGTTCTTCGCGCCGGCGGACATTCCCTGGGACAGCATCTACTACCCCGCCATCCGGCAGATCCTGGAACGCTACATTCAGGAACGCGCGACCGGTACCTACGGCATCTACATGGGCAATGACGACACCGGTCGCATTCACTTCATGCGCTAG
- a CDS encoding GntR family transcriptional regulator, whose translation MKRLPLDDSFKVNRNPVTLREIVLDKLRSAIMNFQLLPGDRLVERDLCERLGVSRTSVREALRHLESEGLVEFADAKGPRVAIITLEDARDIYELRCVLEGLIVQLFTLNAKAKDIRALEKALAVNRKALEERALSDVLNSVQGFYDVLLEGSGNQVAATQLRQLQARISYLRATSVSQENRRGVSSDEMERIVAAIKSGDPMAAHQASVDHVRAAAKVALESLRQQRNDDHKVRDIAAPIALDEPRIGR comes from the coding sequence ATGAAACGCCTGCCCCTCGACGACAGCTTCAAGGTCAATCGCAACCCCGTCACCCTGCGCGAAATCGTGCTCGACAAGTTGCGCAGCGCCATCATGAATTTCCAGCTTCTGCCCGGCGACCGCCTGGTGGAACGCGACCTGTGCGAGCGCCTGGGCGTGAGCCGCACCTCGGTGCGTGAAGCCCTGCGCCATCTCGAATCCGAAGGCCTGGTGGAGTTCGCCGACGCCAAGGGCCCGCGCGTGGCGATCATCACCCTGGAAGACGCCCGCGACATCTATGAACTGCGCTGCGTGCTCGAGGGCCTGATCGTCCAGCTGTTCACCCTCAATGCCAAGGCCAAGGACATCCGCGCCCTGGAAAAGGCGCTGGCGGTCAACCGCAAGGCCCTTGAGGAACGCGCGCTGTCGGACGTGCTCAACTCCGTCCAGGGCTTCTACGACGTGCTGCTCGAAGGCTCCGGCAATCAGGTCGCCGCGACCCAGCTGCGTCAGTTGCAGGCGCGCATCAGCTACCTGCGGGCCACCTCGGTGTCGCAGGAAAACCGCCGCGGCGTCAGCAGCGACGAGATGGAGCGCATCGTTGCCGCGATCAAGAGTGGCGACCCGATGGCGGCGCACCAGGCCTCGGTCGATCACGTGCGCGCTGCGGCCAAGGTGGCTTTGGAGTCGTTGCGCCAGCAACGCAACGACGACCACAAGGTCCGCGACATCGCTGCGCCCATCGCCCTCGACGAACCCCGTATCGGACGCTGA
- a CDS encoding flavin reductase family protein, with protein sequence MIEPGIYKEVMASFPSGVTVVTTLDPEGGIAGITASAFSALSIDPALVLFCPNYQSDTYPILRDSKRFAIHLLSADQQAEAYAFASKGKEKARAIAWHLSELGNPLLENATAIIECELWREYDGGDHAIIVGAVKNLILPSEPLAPMLYHRGKLGAMPSLG encoded by the coding sequence ATGATAGAGCCCGGCATCTACAAAGAAGTGATGGCCTCCTTCCCCTCCGGGGTGACGGTGGTCACCACGCTGGACCCGGAAGGTGGCATCGCCGGCATCACCGCCAGCGCCTTCAGCGCGCTGTCGATCGACCCGGCGCTGGTATTGTTCTGCCCCAACTACCAGTCGGACACCTACCCGATCCTGCGCGACAGCAAGCGCTTCGCCATTCACCTGCTGTCTGCCGACCAGCAGGCGGAGGCCTACGCGTTCGCCAGCAAGGGCAAGGAAAAGGCCCGCGCCATCGCCTGGCATCTCAGCGAACTGGGCAACCCGCTGCTGGAAAACGCCACGGCGATCATCGAGTGCGAACTGTGGCGTGAATACGACGGTGGCGACCACGCCATCATCGTCGGCGCGGTGAAGAACCTGATCCTGCCCAGCGAGCCGTTGGCCCCCATGCTCTACCATCGCGGCAAACTGGGTGCGATGCCGAGCCTGGGCTGA
- a CDS encoding aldehyde dehydrogenase → MTLSRFQMCIGGQWVDALSGKTFESHNPALAQPWALLPDADEADVDRAVQAAQRAFESPAWRGLTATARGKLLRRLGDLIADNKEALAQLESRDNGKLIRETRGQVGYLPEFFHYTAGLADKLEGGTLPLDKPDLFAYTVHEPIGVVAGIIPWNSPLYLTAIKLAPALAAGNTIVLKPSEHASATLLELARLALEAGIPPGVVNVVTGYGPSTGAALTRHPLVRKIAFTGGAATARHVVRSSAENFAKLSLELGGKSPNIIFADADLDSAINGVVAGIYAASGQSCVAGSRLLVQDEIYDEFVERLVERARRIKIGNPQDEASEMGPMATAQQLAVVENLVAQAVQEGATLRMGGQRAQTDSDGWYYQPTLFECDSHSMKIMQEEVFGPVASVIRFSTEAQALAMANDSQFGLAAGIWTRDLGRAHRLARDVRSGIIWVNTYRAVSAMAPIGGFKNSGYGRESGIDSVLAYTELKTVWINLSQAPMPDPFVMR, encoded by the coding sequence ATGACCCTTTCACGCTTTCAGATGTGCATCGGCGGCCAGTGGGTCGATGCGCTGTCCGGCAAGACCTTCGAAAGTCACAACCCGGCGCTCGCGCAACCCTGGGCGCTGCTGCCCGACGCCGACGAGGCCGACGTCGACCGCGCCGTGCAGGCCGCACAGCGGGCATTCGAATCGCCGGCCTGGCGCGGGCTGACCGCCACGGCGCGGGGCAAGCTGCTGCGCCGGCTGGGCGACCTGATTGCCGACAACAAAGAGGCGCTGGCCCAGCTGGAGAGCCGTGACAACGGCAAGCTGATTCGCGAAACCCGCGGTCAGGTGGGCTACCTGCCTGAATTTTTCCACTACACCGCAGGCCTGGCCGACAAGCTGGAAGGCGGTACGCTGCCGCTCGACAAGCCCGACCTGTTCGCCTACACCGTGCACGAACCCATCGGCGTGGTCGCCGGGATCATTCCCTGGAACAGCCCGCTGTACCTGACGGCGATCAAGCTAGCGCCGGCGCTGGCCGCCGGCAATACCATCGTCCTCAAGCCATCCGAACACGCCAGCGCGACCTTGCTCGAACTGGCCCGCCTGGCCCTCGAAGCCGGCATTCCGCCGGGCGTGGTCAACGTCGTCACCGGCTATGGGCCGAGCACCGGCGCCGCCCTCACCCGCCACCCACTGGTGCGCAAGATCGCCTTCACCGGCGGTGCCGCCACCGCGCGGCATGTGGTGCGCAGCAGCGCCGAGAACTTCGCCAAGCTGTCGCTGGAACTGGGCGGCAAGTCGCCGAACATCATTTTCGCCGATGCCGACCTGGACAGTGCCATCAATGGCGTGGTGGCCGGCATCTACGCTGCCTCCGGGCAAAGCTGCGTGGCCGGCTCGCGCCTGCTGGTGCAGGACGAGATCTACGACGAGTTCGTCGAGCGCCTGGTAGAACGCGCCCGACGCATCAAGATCGGCAACCCGCAAGACGAAGCGAGCGAGATGGGCCCGATGGCCACCGCTCAGCAATTGGCCGTGGTGGAAAATCTGGTCGCGCAAGCCGTGCAAGAAGGCGCTACCCTGCGCATGGGCGGCCAGCGTGCGCAGACCGACAGCGACGGCTGGTACTACCAACCGACGCTGTTCGAGTGCGACAGCCATTCGATGAAAATCATGCAGGAAGAAGTGTTCGGTCCGGTGGCGTCGGTGATTCGATTCTCCACTGAAGCCCAGGCGCTGGCCATGGCCAACGACTCGCAATTCGGCCTCGCGGCCGGCATCTGGACCCGTGACCTGGGCCGTGCCCATCGCCTGGCCCGCGACGTGCGCTCCGGCATCATCTGGGTCAACACCTACCGCGCGGTATCGGCCATGGCACCGATCGGTGGCTTCAAGAACAGCGGCTATGGCCGTGAAAGCGGGATCGATTCGGTGCTGGCCTACACAGAACTCAAAACGGTATGGATCAACCTGTCCCAGGCCCCCATGCCCGACCCATTCGTGATGCGTTGA
- a CDS encoding alpha/beta fold hydrolase: MIRLTAERTAAGTSYLAAGDGPPVVFIHGVGLNKEMWGGQFVGLMPHYRVIVYDMLGHGASAQPAPGTALLGYADQLLELLDHLQLPAATVIGFSMGGLVARAFALHYPERLQALVVLNSVFNRSAEQRAGVIARTGQAAEHGPDANAEAALSRWFSREYQAANPAQIAALRETLAGNDPQGYLTTYELFATQDMYGAEELGRIQAPALIATGELDPGSTPQMAREMAERIPHAEVAILSEQRHMMPVESPRLVNQTLLKFLTRAQRLDNQAQGIVA, encoded by the coding sequence ATGATTCGGCTTACCGCTGAACGCACTGCGGCCGGTACCAGTTACCTTGCCGCCGGTGACGGCCCGCCCGTGGTGTTCATCCATGGCGTGGGCTTGAACAAGGAAATGTGGGGAGGCCAGTTCGTCGGGCTGATGCCGCACTATCGGGTCATCGTCTACGACATGCTGGGGCATGGCGCCAGCGCGCAGCCCGCGCCTGGCACGGCGCTGCTGGGTTATGCCGACCAGTTGCTCGAATTGCTGGATCACTTGCAGTTGCCAGCGGCAACGGTCATCGGGTTCTCGATGGGTGGGCTGGTGGCACGGGCGTTTGCCTTGCACTATCCCGAGCGGCTACAGGCCCTGGTAGTGCTCAACAGCGTGTTCAACCGCAGCGCCGAACAACGCGCCGGTGTGATAGCGCGCACCGGGCAAGCCGCCGAGCACGGCCCCGATGCCAACGCCGAGGCCGCGCTGTCGCGCTGGTTCAGCCGCGAGTATCAGGCGGCCAACCCGGCGCAGATCGCGGCGCTGCGCGAGACGCTGGCCGGCAACGATCCCCAGGGCTACCTGACCACCTACGAGCTTTTCGCTACCCAGGACATGTACGGAGCCGAGGAACTGGGTCGCATCCAGGCGCCGGCGCTGATTGCAACGGGCGAACTCGATCCGGGCTCCACGCCGCAGATGGCCCGTGAAATGGCCGAGCGCATCCCCCACGCCGAAGTGGCGATACTCTCCGAACAACGGCACATGATGCCCGTGGAATCGCCTCGGCTGGTCAACCAGACGTTGTTGAAATTTCTTACCCGGGCCCAGCGCCTGGACAATCAGGCACAGGGGATCGTCGCATGA
- a CDS encoding amino acid synthesis family protein, whose translation MSFEIRKIVTYSEETRIEGGKATDTPVTMVGLAVVIKNPWLGRGFVDDLKPEIKANCSDLGALMVERLVASIGGADKIEAYGKAAVVGADGEIEHASAVIHTLRFGNHYREAVQAKSYLSFTNKRGGPGTSIQIPMMHKDDEGLRSHYVTLEMQIEDAPRADEIVVVLGCANGGRLHPRIGNRYIDLEELAAEKAQ comes from the coding sequence ATGAGCTTCGAGATCCGCAAAATCGTCACCTACTCCGAAGAGACCCGCATCGAAGGCGGCAAGGCCACCGACACTCCGGTGACCATGGTCGGCCTCGCGGTCGTCATCAAGAACCCCTGGTTGGGCCGCGGCTTCGTGGATGACTTGAAGCCGGAGATCAAGGCCAACTGCTCGGACCTCGGGGCTTTGATGGTCGAGCGTCTGGTGGCCAGCATCGGTGGTGCCGACAAGATCGAGGCTTACGGCAAGGCTGCGGTGGTCGGTGCCGATGGCGAGATCGAGCACGCTTCGGCCGTGATCCATACCCTGCGTTTCGGCAACCACTACCGCGAGGCGGTGCAAGCCAAGAGCTACCTGAGCTTCACCAACAAGCGTGGCGGGCCCGGCACCTCGATCCAGATCCCGATGATGCACAAGGACGACGAGGGCCTGCGTTCCCATTACGTCACGTTGGAAATGCAGATCGAGGACGCGCCGCGCGCCGACGAAATCGTCGTGGTCCTGGGCTGCGCCAACGGCGGGCGCCTGCATCCGCGCATCGGCAACCGCTACATCGACCTGGAAGAACTGGCCGCCGAAAAGGCCCAGTGA
- a CDS encoding LysR family transcriptional regulator, translated as MFDWEDLRHFAAFVRAGSLASAAKALAVDHATVARRIASLETALNLKLVDRRSRAYVLTHQGLRIAEFAEQMSASSFALEHYAGADQPDVQGEVVLSAPPVLLGSLIAPHAGALLAQHPALSLRLVGTKSRTSLARREADVAVSLARPLESTLVASLLGHLDYALYASPAYLAQAAKPRFIGYDASQAKSLQHRWLVEQAKGGEFVLCSNDLRVQALAAAGAAGIVCLPAFIAAEHALQRVDPEANTLNIEVWMAFHEDVRATPRIQAVGEFVRTCMAVLPRL; from the coding sequence ATGTTCGATTGGGAAGATCTGAGGCACTTTGCGGCCTTCGTGCGAGCCGGCTCGCTGGCGTCGGCGGCCAAGGCGCTGGCGGTGGACCATGCCACTGTGGCCCGGCGCATTGCTTCACTGGAAACAGCGCTCAACCTCAAGCTGGTCGACCGTCGCTCTCGCGCCTACGTACTGACGCACCAGGGGCTGCGGATTGCCGAGTTCGCCGAGCAGATGAGCGCTTCTTCGTTCGCTCTGGAGCATTACGCCGGTGCCGACCAGCCGGACGTGCAGGGCGAAGTGGTGCTGTCGGCGCCGCCGGTGTTGCTGGGCAGCCTGATCGCGCCCCATGCCGGTGCCTTGCTGGCGCAGCACCCGGCGCTGTCACTGCGCCTGGTGGGCACCAAGTCGCGAACCTCGCTGGCGCGCCGGGAGGCGGACGTGGCGGTCAGCCTGGCGCGGCCGCTGGAGTCGACTCTGGTGGCCAGTCTGCTCGGGCACCTGGACTATGCGCTGTATGCCAGCCCTGCTTACCTGGCTCAGGCAGCGAAGCCGCGCTTCATCGGCTACGACGCTTCGCAAGCCAAATCCCTCCAGCATCGCTGGCTGGTGGAGCAGGCCAAGGGAGGCGAGTTCGTGTTGTGCAGCAATGACCTGCGCGTGCAGGCACTGGCGGCCGCCGGCGCAGCGGGTATCGTCTGCCTGCCGGCGTTCATCGCTGCCGAACATGCCCTGCAACGGGTCGATCCGGAGGCGAACACCTTGAACATCGAAGTCTGGATGGCGTTCCACGAAGACGTGCGCGCCACGCCACGCATCCAGGCGGTCGGCGAATTCGTGCGCACCTGCATGGCCGTGCTGCCGCGCTTGTGA
- a CDS encoding aldo/keto reductase, which produces MKYVKLGNTGLDISRLCLGCMTFGEPDAGTHPWTLGEDASRPIIKHAVEQGINFFDTANSYSAGTSEVIVGKLLKEFTRREETVIATKVFFPANMWEGSNEPNEQGLSRKAIMASIDASLQRLGTDYVDLYQIHRWDYHTPIEETMEALHDVVKAGKARYIGASSMYAWQFGKAQQVAASHGWSRFVSMQNYLNLIYREEEREMIPLCLDQGVGLMPWSPMARGRLTRPHGVQTERTRTDISGQSFYAATEAEDGRVIDVVEQIAQERGVPMAQVALAWVLNKPGVSAPIVGASKAAQLDDALAALQLSLTEEETARLEKPYVPHAVTGFS; this is translated from the coding sequence ATGAAATACGTCAAGCTGGGCAACACCGGCCTGGATATCTCCCGCCTGTGCCTGGGCTGCATGACCTTCGGCGAACCCGATGCCGGTACCCACCCCTGGACCCTGGGCGAAGACGCCAGCCGCCCGATCATCAAGCATGCGGTGGAGCAGGGCATCAACTTCTTCGACACGGCCAACAGCTATTCGGCCGGCACGTCCGAAGTCATCGTCGGCAAGCTGCTCAAGGAATTCACCCGTCGCGAAGAAACCGTGATCGCCACCAAGGTGTTCTTCCCGGCCAACATGTGGGAGGGCTCGAACGAGCCCAACGAGCAGGGCCTGTCGCGCAAGGCGATCATGGCCAGCATCGATGCCAGCCTGCAGCGGCTGGGCACCGACTACGTCGACCTGTACCAGATCCACCGCTGGGACTACCACACGCCGATCGAAGAGACGATGGAAGCGCTGCATGACGTGGTCAAGGCCGGCAAGGCGCGCTACATAGGTGCTTCGTCGATGTACGCCTGGCAGTTCGGCAAGGCCCAGCAGGTCGCGGCCAGTCATGGCTGGAGCCGCTTCGTCTCGATGCAGAACTACCTCAACCTGATCTACCGCGAAGAAGAGCGCGAGATGATTCCGCTGTGCCTGGACCAGGGCGTAGGCCTCATGCCCTGGAGCCCGATGGCCCGTGGCAGGCTGACCCGCCCGCACGGCGTGCAGACCGAACGCACCCGTACCGATATTTCCGGGCAGTCGTTCTATGCCGCCACCGAGGCCGAGGATGGCAGGGTCATCGATGTGGTCGAGCAGATCGCCCAGGAACGTGGCGTGCCCATGGCCCAGGTAGCACTGGCCTGGGTGTTGAACAAGCCCGGTGTGTCGGCGCCGATCGTCGGTGCCTCCAAGGCTGCGCAGTTGGACGATGCCCTGGCCGCACTGCAGCTGTCGTTGACCGAAGAAGAAACGGCGCGCCTGGAAAAGCCCTATGTACCGCACGCGGTGACCGGTTTTTCCTGA